From Pseudoalteromonas viridis, one genomic window encodes:
- a CDS encoding RNA polymerase sigma factor: MDIIALLAKWQRGCEESEKKLKALVYYHLKCVCSSHLKEYKKQVDATFILDQLPNTTCLLHQSLMELVPPSYGLEHKTQFNRYLSLFIRNMLRDEIRKLNAQKRTPPYYWTEEATDAPPDQYLALDSALSQLAKQHPTKADIFSQHYFLGLEPEQLAQQLNISTATVYRELKAAKAFIRVNT, translated from the coding sequence ATGGACATCATTGCACTACTAGCCAAGTGGCAAAGAGGCTGTGAAGAAAGTGAGAAAAAGCTCAAAGCCCTCGTTTATTATCACTTAAAATGCGTGTGTAGCTCGCATCTTAAAGAGTATAAAAAACAGGTTGACGCAACCTTCATTCTCGACCAATTACCTAATACGACCTGTCTGTTGCACCAGTCCTTGATGGAATTGGTGCCTCCGAGCTACGGCCTTGAGCATAAAACACAATTTAATCGCTACTTAAGCCTTTTTATACGTAATATGCTTCGGGATGAAATTCGCAAACTAAACGCACAAAAAAGAACTCCCCCTTATTATTGGACTGAAGAAGCCACCGACGCGCCACCGGATCAGTATCTGGCGCTAGACAGTGCACTTTCGCAACTTGCAAAACAACATCCAACTAAAGCGGATATTTTTTCTCAGCATTACTTTTTGGGCCTTGAGCCTGAGCAACTGGCTCAGCAGCTCAATATTTCAACCGCAACAGTTTACAGAGAGCTAAAAGCCGCAAAAGCCTTTATCAGGGTAAATACTTAA
- a CDS encoding DUF1592 domain-containing protein, translating to MIFNNLPRFSTLTRRRSAAPAIAKFAACISLIASAPFTQAAQCSFNIPDNWNNGFKTEIVIENDSEQSINDWSLELTWNPGISLQNSWNGNFDCNDTGCTITSQGHTVHANQSFGLGFVANKNGLSEDVAITLNGDVCSNSGPTTPPDAVTETGLWALDSAESSLSYVSVKKDHVAELNQFASQNNAAPALSGSIDADGRVILAVDLNSVSTGVDIRNSRVMDLLFETELLPTAYFSTQIDPALLSTLEVGTPTVQTVTGEMSLHGVNHELSLDVLVVKLATGHVNVSTLTPMIIDSKTFDMDYGIEALRVVANLSSIGETVPVYFNLTFLSAEQDGFEPVDMAAKPAAPSELSASVLSTEAQAQLSWYDNSNNETNYLVRLKSLDGRWHTAATLASNASYYESGLPESGEFDYKVIALNNSVPSQPSNIARVTVTQTDPIARGMELYKTNCAGCHGSEGGGLGSFPALNTERDVQAMIDVITATMPYGAPGACDEQCATDIADYLQTLWPAPLTCDVGVAPVAYGARQLKILTQTEYQNTVEDLLGVDFEVSDGLSPDSQVGFFINNTHAAVQPSNYSNYLLVAEEIAQWVADNGYSPALSCTAINEDCANRLIDELAPQIFRRPLTQDEADSYRLIATGFFSNNDVAAGMQLALEGLLSSPQFIYRHELGEANPDNSELDYDAFELTSWEMATFLSYTFTGSSPDQLLWQAAERDELRDEAHIIAHANRLAEQAKPVLGDFVGSWLGTGSLEVASKDQDHYPGFANLVPAMKAEINETFSYIMTQPDEKFGSLYTANFTFVNQLLANHYNIPGVSGDEMQKVETTQRGGILANGAFMSRWAEVDESHPILRSVRVRRRMLCQDQPDPPAGTFEAREQRLAELSDLLQDPTTTNRLKYHSLTEGQPCSSCHEKYINPMGFGMEDFDAVGNIRNQDNNGNVINASGTLYAPEKYAQVSDFVPFNGTKQLGAVIADLSSAQSCLPQQMFRYVMGVGHDSIDPTSEEDKRLSQTEQVGYMCEIDTLTNTMMQESPRAMLEKFGSLKSVRYRKAWSRSE from the coding sequence ATGATATTCAATAATTTACCACGATTCTCTACCTTGACTCGTCGCAGATCTGCAGCACCTGCTATTGCAAAGTTTGCCGCCTGCATTAGTTTAATCGCAAGCGCGCCGTTTACTCAGGCAGCGCAGTGTTCATTCAACATTCCGGATAACTGGAACAACGGCTTTAAAACCGAGATAGTCATAGAGAATGACTCAGAGCAAAGCATTAACGACTGGTCGCTCGAACTCACCTGGAACCCGGGCATCTCCCTGCAAAATAGCTGGAACGGCAATTTCGACTGTAACGACACAGGCTGTACCATCACCTCACAAGGTCATACAGTTCATGCAAATCAGTCATTTGGGCTGGGCTTTGTTGCCAATAAAAATGGCCTGAGCGAAGACGTTGCCATTACCCTCAATGGTGATGTGTGCAGCAACTCTGGCCCGACTACGCCCCCGGATGCGGTCACAGAAACGGGCTTGTGGGCGCTGGATAGCGCAGAGTCTTCACTCAGCTATGTGTCGGTCAAAAAAGACCATGTGGCAGAGCTGAACCAGTTTGCGTCGCAGAATAACGCTGCTCCTGCGCTATCGGGCAGTATTGATGCCGACGGGCGCGTAATCCTGGCGGTTGATTTAAATAGTGTGTCTACCGGTGTGGATATCAGAAACAGCCGGGTTATGGATTTACTGTTTGAAACTGAGCTACTGCCAACGGCGTACTTTAGCACTCAGATTGACCCTGCACTATTGAGCACGCTGGAAGTGGGCACTCCGACGGTTCAAACTGTTACCGGCGAGATGAGCCTGCATGGCGTAAACCATGAACTCAGCCTGGATGTTTTGGTCGTGAAGCTGGCAACGGGCCATGTTAATGTCAGTACGCTTACGCCGATGATCATCGACAGTAAAACCTTTGATATGGACTATGGTATTGAGGCACTGCGAGTAGTTGCTAACCTGAGTAGCATTGGCGAGACCGTGCCGGTTTACTTTAACCTGACCTTTTTATCAGCCGAGCAAGACGGTTTTGAGCCGGTTGATATGGCGGCCAAACCCGCTGCGCCTTCCGAGCTCAGCGCCAGTGTGCTTTCTACCGAAGCGCAGGCGCAATTAAGCTGGTACGACAACAGCAATAACGAAACCAACTACCTGGTGCGTTTAAAATCGCTTGATGGCCGCTGGCACACCGCCGCTACGCTTGCCTCTAACGCCAGTTATTATGAGTCGGGTTTGCCGGAATCAGGCGAGTTTGATTACAAGGTGATTGCGCTGAACAACTCAGTGCCCTCCCAGCCCAGTAATATTGCCCGTGTCACAGTCACGCAAACCGACCCCATTGCCCGTGGCATGGAGTTGTACAAAACCAACTGTGCCGGTTGTCACGGCTCTGAAGGCGGCGGTCTGGGTTCCTTCCCTGCGCTCAATACAGAACGCGATGTACAGGCCATGATTGATGTGATCACCGCGACTATGCCTTATGGCGCGCCGGGAGCCTGTGATGAGCAATGTGCTACGGATATCGCGGATTACCTGCAAACCCTGTGGCCTGCGCCATTAACCTGTGATGTGGGTGTCGCGCCTGTGGCATACGGTGCAAGACAGCTGAAAATACTGACCCAAACCGAATATCAAAACACAGTAGAAGACTTACTGGGAGTTGATTTTGAAGTGTCAGACGGCCTGTCGCCAGATTCTCAGGTGGGCTTTTTCATCAATAATACCCATGCCGCTGTGCAGCCTTCTAACTACAGCAACTACCTGCTGGTTGCCGAAGAAATCGCACAATGGGTGGCTGATAATGGCTATTCGCCTGCTTTAAGTTGTACAGCCATTAACGAAGACTGTGCCAACCGTTTGATTGATGAGTTAGCGCCGCAGATATTCCGCCGACCGCTAACGCAGGATGAGGCAGACAGTTACCGACTGATCGCAACGGGCTTTTTCAGCAATAACGACGTTGCAGCGGGCATGCAGTTAGCGCTGGAAGGCTTGCTGTCTTCGCCGCAGTTTATTTACCGCCATGAATTAGGCGAAGCAAACCCGGATAACTCAGAGCTGGATTACGACGCCTTTGAACTGACCTCGTGGGAAATGGCCACCTTCCTGTCTTATACCTTTACCGGTTCATCGCCAGATCAGCTTCTGTGGCAAGCCGCTGAGCGTGATGAGTTGCGTGATGAAGCCCATATCATTGCCCATGCAAACCGCCTGGCAGAGCAAGCCAAGCCGGTATTGGGTGACTTTGTGGGCAGCTGGTTGGGCACAGGCAGTTTAGAGGTCGCCAGTAAAGATCAGGACCACTATCCGGGCTTTGCCAATCTGGTACCCGCCATGAAAGCGGAGATCAACGAAACCTTCTCCTACATCATGACTCAGCCGGACGAAAAATTTGGCTCGCTGTATACCGCCAACTTCACGTTCGTCAACCAGTTACTGGCCAACCACTACAACATTCCTGGCGTATCGGGCGATGAAATGCAAAAAGTAGAGACCACACAGCGTGGGGGTATCTTAGCCAATGGTGCGTTTATGTCGCGCTGGGCAGAAGTTGACGAGTCGCACCCTATCTTACGCTCGGTCAGAGTACGCCGCCGTATGCTGTGCCAGGATCAGCCCGATCCGCCAGCCGGTACCTTTGAAGCCAGAGAGCAAAGGCTTGCCGAGCTGTCTGACTTGTTGCAAGACCCAACGACCACTAACCGACTTAAGTACCACAGCTTGACCGAAGGTCAGCCTTGTTCAAGCTGCCACGAAAAGTACATCAACCCTATGGGCTTTGGTATGGAAGACTTTGATGCAGTGGGCAACATCCGCAATCAAGACAACAACGGTAATGTGATCAATGCATCGGGCACCCTCTACGCCCCTGAGAAATACGCTCAGGTCAGTGACTTTGTGCCATTCAACGGCACTAAACAGTTAGGTGCTGTAATAGCCGACCTGTCTTCTGCTCAAAGCTGCTTACCACAGCAAATGTTCCGCTACGTAATGGGTGTGGGTCATGACTCAATCGACCCGACGAGTGAAGAAGACAAGCGCCTGTCTCAGACAGAGCAGGTCGGTTATATGTGTGAAATCGACACACTGACCAACACCATGATGCAGGAAAGCCCGAGAGCCATGCTGGAGAAATTTGGTTCGCTCAAGTCGGTGCGTTATCGCAAAGCCTGGTCCAGAAGCGAGTAA
- a CDS encoding cellulose binding domain-containing protein encodes MALGHAMPGLAAQCEFKVKNEWQSGYTAEVTIYNDSDVALDGWTVGLEFNQGESINNAWRAQLGGSNPYQFENLSWNRKINPNSSKSFGFNVQKAAGQTAVAPVFSGICESRGQDDNNEVSVAITASDTQATAPATIQFSSELANSASDTVSYLWDFGNGHNSDEINPQHTFEQPGDYLVSLTINDGTNDYQAAPISLSIEQAQPESAQCVFEVEQEWISGFRGKVTITNTESVAISGWKVLMEFADNTKLTGVWHGNHSGNNPYEIVNENYNGTINPGQSLNFGFNAQKAQENDAPTTPSLGGLCSTDGNINHAPTAVASASVTSGQRPLTVNFDGSGSSDPDGDTLTYSWDFGNGNTSSEPNPAYVFDQTGTFTVKLSVNDRVNTTVSQPISIQVTEPDVAPITGPFELNPQNSSLYFVSTKKQHVVEAHTFENLSGSISEQGAARLTLDLASVNTGNDTRDGRMKEHLFDTSLFPYAEVLLAVDYAALTALPIGSTEKQTVTATLNLKGVIAEVTADVAVRRLTHTKVMVQSLAPVVLDATDFGLEPGIETLRTLANLSVISYAVPVSFNLVFEAQQ; translated from the coding sequence ATGGCTTTAGGACACGCTATGCCGGGCCTGGCAGCACAGTGCGAGTTCAAGGTAAAAAATGAGTGGCAAAGCGGTTATACCGCAGAAGTCACGATATATAACGATTCCGACGTTGCCTTAGATGGCTGGACAGTCGGGCTTGAGTTTAATCAGGGTGAGTCAATCAACAATGCCTGGCGCGCCCAACTGGGCGGCAGCAACCCCTATCAATTTGAGAACCTCAGCTGGAACCGAAAGATAAACCCAAACTCGTCAAAGTCTTTTGGTTTTAACGTGCAAAAAGCGGCCGGGCAAACCGCCGTTGCACCTGTCTTCTCTGGCATTTGCGAAAGCCGCGGGCAGGATGACAATAACGAAGTCAGTGTTGCCATTACCGCGTCCGACACCCAGGCCACGGCGCCTGCCACCATCCAGTTCAGCAGCGAGCTTGCCAATTCGGCCTCAGACACAGTGAGCTATCTGTGGGATTTTGGTAACGGCCACAACTCAGATGAAATAAACCCACAGCATACCTTTGAGCAGCCGGGTGATTACCTGGTGTCATTAACCATCAACGACGGCACCAATGACTACCAGGCAGCACCAATTTCGCTCTCGATTGAACAAGCGCAACCAGAGTCAGCACAATGTGTATTTGAAGTGGAACAGGAATGGATCTCGGGCTTTCGCGGCAAGGTCACCATCACTAACACCGAAAGCGTGGCTATTTCTGGCTGGAAAGTCCTGATGGAATTTGCCGACAACACCAAACTGACCGGCGTCTGGCATGGCAATCACAGTGGCAATAACCCCTATGAGATTGTGAATGAGAACTACAACGGCACCATTAATCCGGGCCAGAGCTTAAACTTTGGCTTTAATGCCCAAAAGGCGCAGGAAAACGATGCCCCAACTACGCCTTCGCTAGGCGGCTTATGCTCGACAGATGGCAATATTAATCATGCACCTACGGCCGTTGCGTCTGCCTCAGTAACCTCGGGCCAGCGCCCTTTAACAGTGAACTTTGATGGCAGCGGCTCTTCCGATCCAGACGGCGATACCCTGACCTACAGCTGGGATTTTGGTAACGGTAATACATCCAGCGAGCCAAACCCTGCTTATGTTTTCGATCAAACAGGTACATTTACCGTCAAACTATCGGTCAATGACAGGGTTAATACCACAGTCAGTCAGCCCATCAGCATTCAGGTCACAGAGCCGGATGTAGCGCCAATCACCGGGCCGTTTGAGTTAAACCCACAAAACTCTAGCCTGTATTTTGTCTCCACCAAAAAACAGCACGTGGTTGAAGCACACACCTTCGAAAACCTCAGCGGCAGTATTTCTGAGCAAGGTGCAGCAAGGCTCACCCTGGATCTGGCCAGTGTTAATACAGGTAACGACACTCGGGACGGCAGAATGAAGGAACACCTGTTTGATACCAGCTTGTTCCCCTACGCCGAAGTACTGCTCGCCGTTGATTATGCAGCCCTGACAGCCTTGCCCATTGGCAGCACTGAAAAGCAGACAGTGACCGCCACGCTCAACCTCAAAGGCGTGATAGCCGAAGTGACTGCAGACGTGGCAGTTCGCCGCCTGACGCACACTAAGGTGATGGTGCAAAGCCTTGCCCCTGTTGTGCTGGACGCGACAGATTTTGGTTTAGAGCCAGGTATAGAAACACTGAGAACATTGGCGAATTTATCTGTGATCAGTTACGCGGTTCCCGTGAGCTTTAACTTAGTTTTTGAAGCTCAACAATAG
- a CDS encoding DUF1552 domain-containing protein — MKKEHLNNMAISRRSLLKMFMASGISTALIRTSPLVSGLLYARHADAMDAGLPNKTVSIYIPGGSIASLWNPTGSGETMQLGVMSAGYEPVKTECNFMVNMAHSNAGHGRMPVLLAQSWGGDSYDVTMGNALGPNLPFRYLNLGVHSNGQGHLTKDNRNRLPFQENPFTVYKMVFGGTQGSNSKTPIMNAHMSAANAIKNRLAGYEIQRMNDHLDAIADTQRRLDELSGGTSCGIAPDDTEFPLTFDTFSQQARLQADIAVAALQCNLTSSVSLAFGNHQSEFRIPELNFQGHYHNAIHGGSNGQPNYPYYTEMRSHLGSLSAYLIQKLKAAGILDSTVVLETTDMGHADKHSANPCAYLIAGGGARINRGVVSDIGSGYNQHDVLHTAAKACGVDLGFGKEIPGVIV; from the coding sequence ATGAAAAAAGAGCATTTAAATAACATGGCGATATCGCGCCGCAGCTTATTAAAAATGTTTATGGCGTCGGGTATTTCGACCGCCCTGATCCGCACATCACCGCTGGTATCAGGATTGCTTTACGCACGACATGCCGACGCGATGGACGCCGGGCTGCCCAATAAAACCGTGTCTATTTATATTCCGGGCGGCTCGATTGCGTCGCTTTGGAACCCCACAGGCAGCGGTGAAACCATGCAGCTGGGCGTGATGTCGGCAGGCTATGAGCCGGTTAAAACCGAGTGTAATTTTATGGTCAATATGGCCCATTCCAATGCGGGCCATGGCCGTATGCCGGTGCTGCTCGCCCAGAGCTGGGGCGGCGACAGTTACGACGTCACTATGGGTAACGCACTGGGCCCGAACCTGCCATTTCGCTATCTGAACTTAGGCGTTCACAGTAATGGCCAGGGTCACTTAACCAAAGACAACCGTAACCGTTTGCCGTTCCAGGAAAACCCCTTCACCGTATATAAAATGGTGTTTGGCGGCACCCAGGGCAGCAACAGTAAAACGCCTATCATGAATGCGCATATGTCGGCAGCCAACGCGATTAAAAACAGGCTCGCAGGCTACGAAATACAGCGCATGAATGATCATCTCGATGCCATTGCAGACACCCAGCGGCGCTTGGATGAGCTCTCTGGCGGCACCTCCTGTGGCATTGCCCCCGATGACACTGAGTTCCCGTTGACCTTTGATACCTTCAGTCAGCAGGCTAGGCTGCAAGCGGATATTGCCGTGGCAGCTTTGCAATGCAACCTGACCAGCTCGGTATCGCTGGCCTTTGGTAACCACCAGTCTGAGTTCCGCATTCCTGAGCTGAACTTCCAGGGGCACTATCACAATGCCATTCACGGTGGCAGTAACGGCCAGCCAAACTATCCGTACTACACCGAAATGCGCAGCCACCTGGGCAGCCTGAGCGCCTATTTGATCCAAAAACTCAAAGCAGCCGGCATTTTAGACAGCACAGTGGTACTAGAAACCACCGACATGGGCCACGCAGACAAACACTCTGCCAACCCCTGCGCCTATCTAATCGCCGGCGGCGGCGCCCGCATCAACCGAGGCGTAGTCAGCGACATCGGCTCTGGCTACAACCAGCACGATGTACTGCACACCGCAGCCAAGGCCTGTGGCGTAGACCTTGGGTTTGGTAAGGAAATTCCGGGGGTGATTGTTTAG
- a CDS encoding serine/threonine-protein kinase, whose amino-acid sequence MTFNDALSVFDYLLTHSPDDLTTGLERIPNISSTLKKEVSALIAAHKQNAEQTLFSSIIANRVNSLDSDKNLLSLAGEQIQHFKLISLLGSGGMGVVYLAERCDGQLEQQVAIKIIDPSVALLTSKELAFKEAQHLARLNHPNIAKIYDIGTTESDLIYLIIEYIEGESLQVFCTDRPTKEVLTLFTKVCDAVNYSHQNQIIHGDLKPENILVDKLGEPKLVDFGVAHTLSEQSDATYSAYINGLSRDYASPEQLAGETLTTQSDVYSLGKVLEQIIKSPGQEVQSMINHACAEKDERYANTMLFSQDIERYLNVQPISLNNSRVYRSKKFIRRNPITTLLGASFFISLVTFSTVLWQKNTQLLKEQATSEQVANFMVDVFESADPAAYDGHEVSAQDLLLSAKQRLLKDKDAIAYQPKVALYLAQSLSGVGEYSEALALTDLMTDNAYINRVLLLQAEIYITQSNIESAKSVLQKIELASLSPKNQVSYYTSTGKTHYYSDEFKKALINLAKAEQVATQHQLYSPVIEIKNSRTAIYQEQGKHSEQLEEAKLTLSFAKQHFAKDSAEHLSALFTLQSAYSANEEFDQANALLEDIYAVQIEIYPKDHPTLALTLNEMGNNYSRLGEYQKAIPLHKQAITMIKERYGKKHIDYAYGHSYLGNAYGYQKQFDLAIAAYQEALESSTLLYGKKATLTLSAARNLGLSYSEKGEQNIAKEILTDALEKTLTLYPEVSYRTALVKAALGRALLELEQWEEAKFHLEHAAEGFRQSVGEDSIRYTRTLDKLAKANSQLNKTSQM is encoded by the coding sequence ATGACTTTTAATGATGCGCTCAGCGTGTTTGATTATTTACTTACGCATTCACCAGATGACTTAACAACAGGGTTAGAACGTATCCCCAATATATCTTCCACACTCAAAAAGGAAGTTTCAGCACTGATCGCTGCCCATAAACAAAACGCCGAACAGACATTGTTTAGCAGCATTATCGCCAACCGGGTTAATAGCCTCGATAGTGACAAAAACCTGCTTTCACTTGCAGGCGAACAAATTCAGCACTTTAAATTGATCAGCTTGTTGGGCTCAGGCGGCATGGGCGTGGTATACCTAGCAGAGCGCTGTGATGGCCAGTTAGAACAACAAGTGGCTATAAAAATTATTGACCCCTCGGTTGCTTTGCTCACCTCAAAGGAGTTGGCTTTCAAAGAAGCGCAGCATTTAGCTCGACTGAACCATCCTAATATTGCCAAAATTTACGATATAGGCACCACCGAATCAGATCTTATCTACTTAATTATTGAGTACATAGAAGGCGAATCACTGCAGGTATTTTGTACTGATCGCCCCACTAAAGAGGTGCTGACACTATTTACTAAAGTGTGTGATGCTGTCAATTACTCTCATCAGAACCAGATCATCCACGGTGATTTAAAGCCAGAAAATATTCTTGTTGATAAACTGGGTGAACCTAAATTGGTAGACTTTGGCGTAGCTCATACCCTTAGCGAGCAAAGTGACGCGACCTATTCAGCATATATCAATGGGCTAAGTAGAGACTACGCCAGCCCAGAGCAACTTGCCGGAGAGACCCTAACTACACAAAGCGATGTGTACAGCTTGGGTAAAGTGCTCGAGCAGATTATTAAATCGCCAGGTCAAGAAGTGCAAAGTATGATAAATCATGCCTGCGCTGAAAAAGACGAACGTTACGCTAATACCATGTTATTTTCACAGGATATTGAGCGCTACCTTAACGTTCAACCAATTAGCTTAAACAACAGTCGGGTTTATCGCAGCAAAAAGTTTATCCGGCGTAATCCCATCACAACGTTACTAGGTGCGAGCTTTTTTATCTCTTTGGTCACTTTTAGTACCGTATTGTGGCAGAAAAATACCCAGCTCTTAAAAGAGCAGGCTACCTCTGAACAAGTCGCAAACTTTATGGTTGACGTATTTGAGAGTGCAGATCCAGCTGCATATGACGGTCATGAGGTCAGTGCACAAGACTTGTTATTAAGCGCTAAACAAAGACTGCTCAAGGATAAAGACGCTATTGCTTACCAGCCCAAAGTCGCGCTGTATTTAGCACAATCCTTAAGTGGAGTAGGTGAGTATTCTGAAGCATTAGCCTTAACTGACTTAATGACTGACAACGCTTACATCAACAGAGTATTACTCCTACAAGCCGAAATCTATATTACTCAATCAAATATTGAGAGCGCAAAGTCTGTACTACAAAAAATCGAACTTGCTTCGCTGTCACCTAAAAATCAAGTTAGCTATTACACCAGTACCGGTAAAACCCACTACTATTCGGATGAGTTTAAAAAAGCACTAATCAACCTAGCTAAAGCTGAACAAGTGGCCACTCAGCATCAGTTATACAGTCCTGTTATTGAAATAAAAAATAGCCGTACTGCTATCTATCAAGAGCAAGGAAAGCACTCAGAGCAGTTAGAAGAGGCTAAGCTAACGCTCAGTTTTGCTAAGCAACACTTTGCAAAAGATTCGGCCGAGCACCTGAGTGCATTGTTTACCTTGCAAAGCGCTTACTCAGCGAACGAAGAATTTGATCAGGCAAATGCATTACTTGAAGATATCTATGCTGTACAAATCGAGATATACCCAAAAGATCATCCAACCTTAGCGCTGACATTAAACGAAATGGGCAACAACTACTCTCGCTTAGGAGAGTATCAAAAAGCCATCCCCTTACACAAACAAGCTATCACGATGATCAAAGAACGCTATGGTAAAAAGCATATAGACTATGCCTATGGCCACAGCTACCTGGGTAATGCTTATGGTTACCAAAAGCAATTTGACCTTGCTATTGCCGCGTATCAAGAAGCTCTAGAATCAAGTACCTTACTATATGGCAAAAAAGCGACATTAACTCTCTCAGCAGCAAGAAACTTAGGGTTATCTTACTCAGAAAAGGGGGAGCAGAATATCGCAAAAGAAATTCTGACCGATGCACTGGAAAAAACCTTAACACTCTATCCTGAGGTATCTTACCGCACTGCGCTTGTAAAAGCCGCTTTAGGCCGAGCCCTGCTTGAGCTTGAGCAATGGGAAGAAGCAAAATTTCACTTGGAACACGCGGCAGAAGGGTTCCGGCAAAGCGTGGGAGAAGACAGTATCCGCTATACACGTACCCTGGATAAATTAGCCAAAGCGAATAGTCAGCTTAACAAAACAAGTCAAATGTAA
- a CDS encoding DUF1566 domain-containing protein, with amino-acid sequence MKTSTTFLLTLLVFGGAFNVAYGECKDNITPSTPTNRFTLNDNGTVTDNQNGLVWMRCSLGQTWDGSTCTGSASTYTWAQALASADESNYAGFSDWYLPNIKELNSIVETACYDPAINLTVFPNTPSSGYWSSSPYAYYYYNAWYVYFSLGGGLNLNKNGSKRVRLVRAGVAQ; translated from the coding sequence ATGAAAACATCAACAACATTTTTACTTACACTACTGGTGTTTGGGGGAGCTTTTAATGTAGCTTACGGGGAATGCAAGGATAATATAACCCCTTCAACCCCAACTAACCGCTTTACCCTTAACGATAACGGCACGGTAACTGACAACCAAAACGGGCTTGTGTGGATGCGCTGCAGCTTAGGGCAAACCTGGGATGGCAGCACTTGCACAGGCAGTGCATCTACTTACACTTGGGCACAGGCTTTGGCTAGTGCTGATGAAAGCAACTATGCGGGTTTTAGCGACTGGTATTTGCCTAATATTAAAGAGCTCAACTCAATTGTAGAAACCGCGTGTTATGACCCAGCAATAAATCTAACTGTATTTCCTAACACTCCTAGTAGCGGTTATTGGTCGAGCTCGCCCTATGCCTACTACTATTACAACGCGTGGTACGTCTATTTCAGTCTTGGCGGGGGCCTCAACCTCAATAAGAACGGCAGCAAACGCGTTCGATTGGTTAGAGCCGGCGTCGCTCAATAA